One stretch of Pandoraea oxalativorans DNA includes these proteins:
- the dusA gene encoding tRNA dihydrouridine(20/20a) synthase DusA — translation MNLPPRRVSVAPMMDWTDRHCRVFHRQLSRHTWLYTEMVTTGALLHGHVARHLDFDAVEHPVALQLGGSEPQDLARAAKLGEQWGYDEINLNCGCPSERVQRGAFGACLMAEPTLVADCVKAMRDVVQVPVTVKHRIGIDDVESFSFVEDFMGKIAEAGCSTFIVHARNAILKGLSPKENREIPPLKYDYAYRLKQAFPQLEILINGGVKTLDEVELHLQHVDGVMLGREAYHNPYVLAEVDARFYGDASPVKSREAVEDALIEYAASQVEKGQYLGAITRHALGLYRGMPGARGWRRVLSDPKRLKAGVSAFEEARAQSRAGAFSERDEAHSIVAA, via the coding sequence ATGAATTTACCTCCCCGCCGCGTTAGCGTCGCGCCGATGATGGATTGGACGGACAGGCACTGTCGTGTCTTTCACCGTCAGCTTTCGCGACACACGTGGCTGTACACCGAGATGGTGACGACCGGTGCGCTGTTGCACGGCCACGTCGCGCGTCATCTCGATTTCGATGCTGTGGAGCATCCCGTCGCGTTGCAATTGGGCGGGAGCGAGCCGCAGGATCTGGCGCGCGCGGCGAAGTTGGGCGAGCAGTGGGGGTACGACGAGATCAACCTGAATTGCGGTTGCCCTTCGGAGCGCGTACAGCGCGGCGCATTCGGTGCGTGTCTGATGGCTGAGCCGACATTGGTCGCGGATTGCGTGAAGGCAATGCGCGACGTGGTGCAAGTGCCGGTGACGGTCAAGCATCGCATTGGCATTGACGACGTCGAGTCGTTCTCGTTCGTCGAGGACTTCATGGGCAAAATCGCGGAAGCCGGATGCTCGACATTCATCGTCCACGCACGTAACGCGATTCTCAAAGGCCTGAGTCCGAAAGAGAACCGCGAAATTCCCCCGCTGAAGTACGACTATGCCTACCGTCTCAAGCAAGCGTTCCCGCAGCTTGAAATCCTGATCAACGGTGGCGTCAAAACACTTGATGAAGTCGAACTGCACTTGCAGCACGTCGATGGCGTGATGTTGGGCCGCGAGGCGTATCACAACCCCTATGTACTGGCTGAGGTCGACGCGCGCTTTTATGGCGACGCGTCGCCGGTGAAGTCGCGTGAAGCAGTGGAAGATGCGTTGATCGAATACGCGGCGTCGCAAGTGGAGAAGGGGCAGTATCTCGGCGCGATCACGCGTCACGCGCTGGGCTTATATCGTGGCATGCCGGGCGCACGGGGATGGCGTCGCGTATTGTCGGATCCGAAGCGTTTGAAGGCTGGCGTGAGCGCATTCGAAGAAGCACGCGCTCAGTCGCGTGCAGGTGCATTCTCGGAGCGTGACGAAGCGCATTCGATCGTTGCTGCGTGA
- a CDS encoding IS3 family transposase (programmed frameshift): MKKSRFTDSQILEALKRAEAGLAVPELCRELGISSATFYKWRSKYGGMDASMMSRMKELEAENTRLRKMYIEEKLKAEIASEAPAKKVLKPSRRREMAKQVVQQRRVSIRVACAVLGISESCYRYAAKLNTENEEIADWLLRITGCHRNWGFLLCYFYLRNVKGFGWNHKRIYRIYRELELNLRIKPKKRLVRETPQPLSVPEAINEVWSMDFMHDQLVDGRSIRTLNVIDDFNREALGIEVDFSLPSERVIRTLKQHMEWRGKPKVIRCDNGPEYLSAAIVTWTQKQGIRLEYIEPGKPQQNAYIERFNRTARYEWLSQYLWEDLEQVREAAADWMWIYNHERPNMALGGFTPKQRLAMVA; encoded by the exons ATGAAGAAGTCGAGATTCACGGACAGCCAGATACTGGAGGCGCTCAAGCGCGCGGAGGCTGGGCTGGCGGTGCCGGAGCTGTGCCGAGAACTGGGCATCAGTTCGGCAACGTTTTATAAGTGGCGCTCGAAGTACGGCGGCATGGACGCGTCGATGATGTCGCGCATGAAGGAGCTGGAGGCGGAGAATACCCGGCTTCGCAAGATGTACATCGAGGAGAAGCTCAAGGCTGAGATTGCCTCGGAGGCCC CTGCAAAAAAAGTTCTGAAGCCATCTCGTCGGCGCGAGATGGCAAAGCAAGTTGTGCAACAGCGGCGCGTGTCAATTCGTGTGGCGTGCGCGGTGCTCGGCATCAGCGAGTCGTGCTACCGGTACGCGGCGAAGTTGAACACGGAGAACGAAGAGATTGCCGACTGGCTACTGCGTATTACGGGCTGCCATCGCAACTGGGGTTTTCTGCTGTGCTACTTCTACCTGCGTAATGTGAAGGGATTCGGCTGGAACCACAAGCGCATTTACCGGATTTACCGGGAGCTGGAGCTGAACCTGCGCATCAAGCCGAAAAAGCGGCTGGTGCGCGAAACGCCGCAGCCGCTATCGGTACCGGAGGCCATCAATGAAGTGTGGTCGATGGACTTCATGCATGACCAACTGGTTGACGGGCGCAGTATCCGGACGCTGAACGTGATTGATGATTTCAACCGCGAGGCGCTGGGCATCGAGGTGGATTTCTCGTTGCCATCCGAGCGGGTGATTCGCACGCTGAAGCAGCATATGGAATGGCGAGGCAAGCCGAAGGTCATCCGGTGCGACAACGGCCCGGAATATTTGAGTGCGGCCATCGTGACATGGACGCAGAAGCAAGGCATCCGGCTGGAATACATCGAGCCGGGCAAGCCGCAGCAGAATGCGTATATCGAACGGTTCAACCGGACTGCGCGATACGAATGGCTGTCGCAGTACCTGTGGGAGGACCTGGAGCAGGTTCGCGAAGCGGCGGCCGACTGGATGTGGATTTACAATCACGAGCGCCCGAATATGGCATTGGGCGGTTTTACCCCGAAGCAGCGGCTTGCCATGGTCGCTTAG